Within Alcaligenes sp. SDU_A2, the genomic segment CCTGTCGCTGGTGCAGGGGCTGCGGTTTTGCTGGGCGGCCACGCAACTGGACCAGACCTTGTGTCGCTGTGTGCCGCCCAGCGGCCTGTTTGAGCCGCATGCGACGGTGGTGCGCCACGATGCTGGTCGCGACATTCTGGATGTGCTGTACGGCACACAGGGCGCTCAGGAGCCTGCGCAGGATATCTGGTCGGTATTGCAGCCATGCCTGGAGCCGGGGTCGCACCGCAGTTATTGGTGGCGTCTGGGCATGAACCATCCGTCCTGGGCCAGCGTGACGCACAGTGCCGACCTGACGCCGGCGTTGTTCCGGCGTCTTTTTGCGTCGGCCTCGGATGTGCGCCCTTTTCAACGATGACGAGAGTTTTCATGACACGCAGTTCTTCTTTGGGCACGACAGATCGGCCATTGAGTCAGGTCTTGGATTCCTTGCTGCACGAGCAGCGGCAGGCTGTGCTGGCCCAGGTGGCGGCTCATCTGCGCTATGTACACGATCAGCAGCAGTGGTACGGGGCGCTGGGCCTGGATACGGTGGTGCTGACCGATGCGGGGCAGGTCAGGCTTTTGCCGCCCGAGCAGTGCGAGCACAAACGCAGTCTGGCGCAATCGTTGCAGCAGGGCAGACCGTTTGACGAGCCATGTGCCGCGCCCGAGCAATATGTGCAAGACCCCTTGCGTCCGCCCGGTCCGTGGAGCGATGTCTATGCCTATGCGGCGCTGAGCTGGCATTTATTGACGGGCAGGCCTGTGCCGGCCGCGCCGTGGCGGCAGTTGTCCGACCCCATCGCTTGGGATGAGGAGGCGGACGGGAGTATGCAAGCCATGTTGCGGGGATTGTCTTTGGACCCGACGCAGCGGCCTCAGTCTATGTCTGCTTATGCCAAGTTGCAGGCTTTGGGAGAGCGGCGCGAACAGGCATTTGCCGATACGAAAGATGAGCCTTTGCCGGTATTGGCGGCCGCGCGTCGTCCTGCACCACTTTGGTTGGCTGGAGTAATGGTGTTGGTGGTGGCCGGCTTGGGAGCGGCTTATCTATTTGGAACGGGCGGTACGTCTGCGTCGCCACCGTCTGTTCCGGTGCAATCAAGTCGGTCGGGGGCGACCGAACCGGCCGCCGTGGGGGTGTCCGGGCCGCAAAGCGGTGCGCCAGCACGACCCGAGGTCGCTGCGCCTACGTTACCAGAACCGGTGCGGAAGGCGGAAGCGGACGTCGTGCCTGGCCAGAGCTCGCCTGTTGATGCGGGCAAGGTCCTTGCTGCGCAACCGCCTGTAGCCCGGCCGTCGCCGGCGCTTGAGTCAGTCGGCGGTGCTGCGCCTGAACAGGGGGGTGTTGTGAACGTGTCGCCGCCCTTGCCGCTGCGCGAGCAGGCAGCTTCGCCTGCCGGGCAGGTAGAACAGTTGGAGCCGGTGGCGGCCAAGCCTGCGCCGCCGCCCGCCAAAGGGACGGTGGTCTTGGATGTGCGCCCTTGGGGCGAAGTCTATGTCAATGGACGCAAGCACGGTGTCAGCCCCCCGCTGAAGTCCTTGTCTTTGGCTCCGGGTTCGCACCGTATCGTCATCAAGAACGCCGAACTGCCCGAATACAGTACGACGGTACAAGTACGCTCGGGCCGCACGGCGAGCGTCAGTTACCAGTTTCGTTAAGGCAGCATGGCGTGGCTGCCAGAAGCGGCTGTGTTACGCGGCTCTGCGCTGTCCGATGACACCGGTGGCCAGCAAGGTGCCTAGCAGCACCGTGGCCATGCCGGCCAGCATTTGCACGGTCAGAGTCTCGTCCAGCAGCAGCGTGCCCCACAGCACGCCGAAAGGCGGCACCAGAAAGGTAACGGTAATGGTCTTGGATGGCCCGACATTAGCCAGCAGACGATAGAAAATCAGGTAGGCGACGGCGGTACACAGCAAGGAAAGGGACAAGGCAGCGCCCCATGCGCCCAGGGATGGAGCCTGCTGCGGCCACCAGATCAGGGCCAGGGGAAGCAGTGCCAGGGCGGCAAAAGCCAGGCTACCCGCCGCGACGGCCTGGGGTTGGACGCCGCGCAGAAAACGGGCTGTGTAATTGGTGGCGATGCCGTAGAAAACGGTGGCAGCGACCGACGCCAGCACGGCCCAGCCTTGCGCGCCTTGGGTAAAAGACAGTTTGTCGTATACCAGGATCAGAATGCCCAGAAAGCCGACGCACAAACCCAGGATGCGGGTGGAGGACAGGCGCTCTTTTAGCCACATGCGCGCCACCAGCGCCCCGAACAGCGGTGCCATTGCATTGAGCACAGCCAGCAGGCCCGATTCGAGCCGCAGGGCGGCATAGGCGTACAGGGAAAAAGGAATGGCGGCGTTCAGGATGCCCAGCCCGCAAATGGGTTTCCAGTGTTGCACGACGATGTGCAGGCGGCCAGTCAGAAACAGGTATGTCATCAAGGCCAGGGCACTGGCCCCCACGCGCACGACCGTCAGTGGAAACGGGCCGAAGGCAGGTACCGCCTTGAGCGTGAACAAGAACGAACTGCCCCAGATGGCAGCCAGCAGGAATAGGTCGCGTAGGTCTTTGGGGGACATGACGGAAGCAGGTGGGCTGCGGTCCCCATGGGCCGCACGCCAGGCGATTGTAATCCTTGCTTGGTTTAGAAGGGAGCAGTCTGTTCGGTGCTGAAGGGGCAAAAAAAACCGGCACCCATGCTGGGTGCCGGCAGACTGACCCGGCGGGGAGCCGGGTGCAGGTGTCATCAGTCCACGCGTGCGCCGGATTTTTTCACGACTTCGCCCAGACGGGTGTATTCCTCTTTGACGAAAGCGGCCAGCTCCTCGCGGCTGGTAGGGGCGGTGTCGGCACCACGGGCTTTCAGGATTTCCACGGTCTTGGGATCGCTCATGGCTTTACGCACGGCTTCGTTCAGACGGTCCAGGGCCTGGGGCGGCGTGCCCTTGGGTGCCCAGATGGCATCCCAGGCAAAGAAGTCATAACCTGGCACGCCGGCCTCTTGCATGGTGGGGATGTCGGGGTGCGAGTCCAGGCGCTTGTTCATGGTGACGGCCAGCGGACGCAGCTTGCCGGCGGCGATCTGTCCGGACAGATTGGGCAGGACATCGATCAGCAGGTCCACGCGTCCGCCCAGCAGGTCCGTCATGGCGGCAGCACCGCCCTTGTAGGGAATGTGCAGGATCTTGACGCCCGTCATTTGCTTGAACAGTTCACAGGCCAGGTGCGAGGTCGTGCCGTTGCCGGCCGAGCCACAGGTCAGGCTGTCGGGGTTGGCCTTGCCGAAGGCGATCAGCTCCTGCACGGTTTTGTACTGGCTGTCGGGATTGACCACCATGGCGGCGGCAATCGTGGTCAGGCGGGAAATGGGTTCCAGATCGTCGTTCGAGTAGCCGGGATTGGAGTACAGCCAGTGGTTGATGGCACCGGTGCCGTTGGTGCCGTAGCCCAGCGTGTAGCCGTCGGGCTTGGCGCGGGCCACTTGGGATGTGCCGATGTTGCCGCCCGCGCCGGGACGATTTTCCACAATCATGGTCTGGCCCAACTGGCGGCCAATGGCATCGGTGGCGATGCGGGCGAGAGTATCGCCGCCGCCGCCGGCCGGGAAGGGCACGATGACGGTAATGGCGCGCTCCGGGTAGTCGGCGGCGTGTGCCGCACCGCTTGCGGCCAGGCCTGTCCCCAATACGGCGGTCAACGCCAGGCTGATGCTGGTCTTGATCATTTTATGTGTGAGCATGTCTGCTGCTCCCCCCTTTTTTGGATGATAAAAGTACTGCGTTAGAGATGCTTTTGACTGCGCTTGGCCAGCAGTGACCATTGGCCGTTCACGCGGTGGAAATGGTCTTGGCTGCGCAAAATGGTCTTGAGCTGCAGGGTGCCGTCCGGCCCCTGGTTGTCGTAGACTGTTACGTAGTAATGCGCCACGGCTTCGTCGTCCGTTTCGGCATGCAGATCAAAATTGCTGATCTGGTGACTGGTGATGCGCTCGGCCTTGCGGCCGGCCAGTGCCTGTGCAATGGCGTGCGGGCCTTGCAGGGCCTGCCCCTGACGATGCCAGACGGTGGCTTCGGTTACGCAGGCCAGCAGGCCCGGCGTGTCCGCGCTGTCCAGGCTCAGGTAAAAGCGGCTGGCCAGTTGCAGACAGGCGGTGTAGGCGGCGTGATGGTTCATGGCCATATTCCTTGTCAGGCCAGTGCCTGGGGCAGTTTGTTCAGGGCGATGGCGGGGTCGGCCAGCGCGCGTGGGTCGGCTTTTTCACGACGTTCCACCAATGCGCGGGCAGCGCGCCAGTCCCGGCCTGCATTGATGCCGACCACCCCTTGCAAGGCACCTTGCGCGTCCAGATAAAAGCGCAGGCGCCCGCCTTGCTTAACAGAACGCAGTACGGTGTCCTGGGCTTGATCGACATGGCCACAGATCTGGATGAAGCGGTCGTATTGCTGCGACCACACCAGCGGCGTGGGCAGGTAATGTACTTGCTGACCCAGGATGGCTTGCGCCACGGCCATGCCTTGATCCTGAGCGTTCTGCCAGGACTCCAGGCGCAAGGCGGGGCGCACTCCGTCAGCCGGACGCAAGGCCACATCGCCGGCGGCGTAGATGTGTGGGTCGGCACTGCGGCACTGTTCGTCTACGATCACGCCTTGTCGGCAGGGCAAGCCGGCCTGCTCGGCCAATTCGTCGTTGGCCAGCAGTCCGGCGGCCATGACGATGTGGGTGCAGGTCAGCGTGGAGCCGTCGGACAAGGTCGCCACGAAACCTGCTGCCTCGGGCTGCACCTGAGCGGCCGTCGTTTCCAGGCGTAGATTCACGCCTTGTTCTGTGTGTACGCTGGCCAGCTCGTCCGACATGGCGGCGCAGACGCTGCGTTGGCACAGGCGCGGGGCCGCTTCCAGTACGGTCACTTCATGCCCCAGTTGGCGAGCCGTCGCGGCCACTTCCAGTCCGATCCAGCCGCCGCCGATAATCAGCAGATGGCTGGGCTGGGACAGGGACTCTTTCAGACGTAGGGCGTCGTCCAGCGTGCGTAAGGTGAACATGCGCGGGTGCTGCGCCAGTTCGGGCAGCAATTGGCGGGCACGCCCGCCGGTGGCCAGAACCAGATGGTCGTAGGCCAGTTCGCTGCCGTCGTCCAGTGTTACGGTTTTGCGTTCGCGGTCTATGCGCAGGGCGCAGCGGCCCAGCAGAGCTTCGATATTGAGCGCCTGCATGGTCGCCGCGTCCAGCAAGGTCAGTTCGGCCACGCTCGTGCCCTGGCCCAGCAAAATGTCCTTGGACAGCGGCGGGCGCTCGTAAGGCGCGTGGCTTTCCTGACCCACCAGCACGATGCGGCCTGCAAAACCCTGGTCGCGCAGGGTGCGGGCGGCCCAGCCGCCTGCCTGACCCGCGCCCAGGATCAGCACCGTGCTCATGCGGCGTCTCCGGCGATGTAGATGGCCTCGCCGTCGATGCGGATGGCATAGGTTTTCAGATCCACGGTGCAGGGCGCGGTGCGCGCCTTGCCGGTGCGGATATCGAAGCAGCCCTGGTGCAGGGGGCATTCGATCAGGCCGTCCTCGATATAACCATCGGCCAGGCTGGCGTTGCCATGCGTGCAGCGGTCCTGCGTGGCGTGGATGGAGCCGTCCTCTAATTGATACAGGCATACCGCTTCGCCGTCCACCACCACACGCAGGGTATTGGTGTCGGGGGAAATGTCGCCGGTCTGGGCGGCCAGGGTCCAGGTCTGTTCGCTTGTCATAGTCCCATTGCCTCGCGGTAGTATTTGTAGAAAGCGCGGATCAGCACTTCGCTGACCATATAGTCGGTCGGCTCGGTATCGCGTCCGCCCATCTCCACCACGCTGACGCTGTCCGGGTAGCCGGAAATACCGGTGTGTACCTGCTTGAGCATTTCGCTGTCGTCCATGGACACGAAACCGGCCGGGCCGAGCAGATTGGCGTGCTTCAGACGCAGGCGGGTCATTTCCTCGTCGTCGTCCTCGTAACCGTAGTAGGTAAAGACCAGTTCGTGCGCATTGGGGCCGCGTGGAATCACGTGACGTGTCTTGAGCGAGTTGGCCTGGATGCCGAACTGCGCGGCCGGAAATACCCAGGCACCGCCCACGCGGCCTTCGTTAAATTCCTTGCGCGGCGTGACGGTTTCCGCGTCCAGAATGCGCAGGTCATCGCGAAAGCGTTCCATTTCCGCCGTGGCTTCGGATTTTTTCTTGCCTTCGTTGTGCGACACCATCACGCTGTGGGCACCGCCGCCGGTGGGGATGCACTCGGACTTGGAGTCCGCGCGCCACAGGCCAAAGGTAATGTAGAAGGTGTGCAGCAGCGTGGCGTGATAGGGGTCTTTCAGGTTTTCCAGGTACATCTTCCAGTTGCTGGGGATCAACTGGCGGCTGTAGCCCAGCAGCGTCAGCTTTTTGCCGGGCAGCATGTGGTCGATTTCGGCCAGCACGTCCGGGCCGCAGTATTCCTCGAAACTAGGCGCACTCTCGGAGAAGGTGGCCCAGATGGAGCCGCCCCGGTTGACCGTGCGCAGGCGCTTGATGCCCCATTTCTTGGGATCGAAGTCCTTGGGCATGCCACCCTTGCCCAATGCGCCGCGACGGAAAGGCACGCCTTGCAGGTTGCCGTTCAGGTCGTAGTTCCACTGGTGGTAGGGGCAGGTAAAGTCGCTGACCTTGCCGGTGTTTTCCCAACAGATCTGCGCGCCTTTGTGGGCGCAGCGGTTTTCGATGACGTTGATCTGGCCGTCCTCGTTGCGCACCATCACGACGGGGCGGTCGCCGATCCACTGGCGCTTGAAGCTGCCCACCTCGGGCACTTCGCATTCCAGGCCGACGTAGTTCCAGGTGTCGCCGGCAAAGAACACATCCATTTCTTTTTTATAGACAGCCGGATCGGTATAGACCCAGGCCGGGATGCGCGTGAAGCCTTCTTCGGGCCAGCGGCGGTTGATGACGATGGGGGCCTCGACCACGCGCGGCGCTTGTTCAGTGTGATTACAGCTCATTGTTTTCTCCTTGCCGGGCGTCAGACGGGGATGATCAGCGAATTGCGGATGCGGTAGTTGTCGTACACGCAGTCGCGGCGGCGCAGCAGAAAGCCGTCTTCGGTCTGCTCCAGGATGTCCTGGTACTGGCCCACCAGATTCACGGTGGGTTCCTGGTCGGACAGCGCTTCGGTGATCATGAAGTTGGCCTGGGCATGGATCAGGCCGTCTTCGATACGGTTGATGCGCACGCCGCTGATGAAGTGGCGCAGCGTGCGTGGCTCGAACATGGTGGTTTCGCGCAGGGCGGTGACGCGGTCGCGCAGCATGTTCTTGTTCATGCAATAGATCAGGCCCAGGGGCAGCCCGGCCTTGACGTTTTCCTGCGAGATCACGCGGTAGTGGCAGTCCTCGGTGAAGTAGTCCACCCAGCCCTCCAGATCGACATCGTCCAGGGTGTTGGCGTAGTCGTCGTAGAAGTCGCGGATCTGCATGCGCAGCGCGATGGAATCCAAAACTGTGGTCATATCGATAATCCTGTGAAGCGTAGGCGGCTTATTTGGCCGCGACAAACTGGGCGCGATTGCTTTCAAAGCCGGCCTGGCGGCCCAGCGTCAGAATCGGTTCCTTGATGCGTTCCTGCCAGATCAGCGATTCCATGGCGATTTGCAATGGGTGATCCTGTATGGTCAAGGCGGAGGTGGTCTGGTCGCCGGAGTGGTGCGAGTGCATGGCCCAGCCGGGGGCGGACAGAATCAGGTCGCCTTCCTTCCATTCCAGGCGTTCGCCGTTGACCTTGCTGTAGCCGTTGCCGCGCAGGTAGTAGTTCATGGCGGCCGAGCTGTGGCGGTGCGGAATGTGGTGATTGTTGGGCGGCGAACTGGAAATGGTCGCAAAAAAACTGTGCGTGGTGCCGATGCGGCGCTCGGTGGCCGGGTTGTACAGCACGAACAGGCGGCGGCCGTTGTAGCCGCGGTCGATGTCCTCTACGCTGGGCAGGTACTGGGACACTTTTTCCCAGGGCCAGTGCAAGGACTTGGATTCGATCACATCAATGTCGATCAGCCATTCGTAGCCCAGCAGCCAGGCACCGTTGTCGGTGATCTGCTCGCGCAGGGCCAGGTCGCGGGCGCGCGGGCCGTCCGAGCTGCCCGCCGT encodes:
- a CDS encoding cupin domain-containing protein; translation: MEKTTSPFVDVSGATPREQNMWPSIVIPKESIDLEIARLQDIARPDNGRRASMIVHPQSRQPGLGLSPGIDVTINVLNPGERTFNLRKNSNMVEICISGSGVAVCDGAQTRVGKFDVWNTPSMAVHSYYNDTQTPWVRLSYSNAPLLEKLEIHYVEEFEGDIPPADAGTTAAATAGSSDGPRARDLALREQITDNGAWLLGYEWLIDIDVIESKSLHWPWEKVSQYLPSVEDIDRGYNGRRLFVLYNPATERRIGTTHSFFATISSSPPNNHHIPHRHSSAAMNYYLRGNGYSKVNGERLEWKEGDLILSAPGWAMHSHHSGDQTTSALTIQDHPLQIAMESLIWQERIKEPILTLGRQAGFESNRAQFVAAK
- a CDS encoding nuclear transport factor 2 family protein yields the protein MNHHAAYTACLQLASRFYLSLDSADTPGLLACVTEATVWHRQGQALQGPHAIAQALAGRKAERITSHQISNFDLHAETDDEAVAHYYVTVYDNQGPDGTLQLKTILRSQDHFHRVNGQWSLLAKRSQKHL
- a CDS encoding Bug family tripartite tricarboxylate transporter substrate binding protein, which translates into the protein MLTHKMIKTSISLALTAVLGTGLAASGAAHAADYPERAITVIVPFPAGGGGDTLARIATDAIGRQLGQTMIVENRPGAGGNIGTSQVARAKPDGYTLGYGTNGTGAINHWLYSNPGYSNDDLEPISRLTTIAAAMVVNPDSQYKTVQELIAFGKANPDSLTCGSAGNGTTSHLACELFKQMTGVKILHIPYKGGAAAMTDLLGGRVDLLIDVLPNLSGQIAAGKLRPLAVTMNKRLDSHPDIPTMQEAGVPGYDFFAWDAIWAPKGTPPQALDRLNEAVRKAMSDPKTVEILKARGADTAPTSREELAAFVKEEYTRLGEVVKKSGARVD
- a CDS encoding aromatic ring-hydroxylating dioxygenase subunit alpha; the protein is MSCNHTEQAPRVVEAPIVINRRWPEEGFTRIPAWVYTDPAVYKKEMDVFFAGDTWNYVGLECEVPEVGSFKRQWIGDRPVVMVRNEDGQINVIENRCAHKGAQICWENTGKVSDFTCPYHQWNYDLNGNLQGVPFRRGALGKGGMPKDFDPKKWGIKRLRTVNRGGSIWATFSESAPSFEEYCGPDVLAEIDHMLPGKKLTLLGYSRQLIPSNWKMYLENLKDPYHATLLHTFYITFGLWRADSKSECIPTGGGAHSVMVSHNEGKKKSEATAEMERFRDDLRILDAETVTPRKEFNEGRVGGAWVFPAAQFGIQANSLKTRHVIPRGPNAHELVFTYYGYEDDDEEMTRLRLKHANLLGPAGFVSMDDSEMLKQVHTGISGYPDSVSVVEMGGRDTEPTDYMVSEVLIRAFYKYYREAMGL
- a CDS encoding non-heme iron oxygenase ferredoxin subunit codes for the protein MTSEQTWTLAAQTGDISPDTNTLRVVVDGEAVCLYQLEDGSIHATQDRCTHGNASLADGYIEDGLIECPLHQGCFDIRTGKARTAPCTVDLKTYAIRIDGEAIYIAGDAA
- a CDS encoding aromatic-ring-hydroxylating dioxygenase subunit beta — encoded protein: MTTVLDSIALRMQIRDFYDDYANTLDDVDLEGWVDYFTEDCHYRVISQENVKAGLPLGLIYCMNKNMLRDRVTALRETTMFEPRTLRHFISGVRINRIEDGLIHAQANFMITEALSDQEPTVNLVGQYQDILEQTEDGFLLRRRDCVYDNYRIRNSLIIPV
- a CDS encoding PEGA domain-containing protein, yielding MTRSSSLGTTDRPLSQVLDSLLHEQRQAVLAQVAAHLRYVHDQQQWYGALGLDTVVLTDAGQVRLLPPEQCEHKRSLAQSLQQGRPFDEPCAAPEQYVQDPLRPPGPWSDVYAYAALSWHLLTGRPVPAAPWRQLSDPIAWDEEADGSMQAMLRGLSLDPTQRPQSMSAYAKLQALGERREQAFADTKDEPLPVLAAARRPAPLWLAGVMVLVVAGLGAAYLFGTGGTSASPPSVPVQSSRSGATEPAAVGVSGPQSGAPARPEVAAPTLPEPVRKAEADVVPGQSSPVDAGKVLAAQPPVARPSPALESVGGAAPEQGGVVNVSPPLPLREQAASPAGQVEQLEPVAAKPAPPPAKGTVVLDVRPWGEVYVNGRKHGVSPPLKSLSLAPGSHRIVIKNAELPEYSTTVQVRSGRTASVSYQFR
- a CDS encoding NAD(P)/FAD-dependent oxidoreductase, with the protein product MSTVLILGAGQAGGWAARTLRDQGFAGRIVLVGQESHAPYERPPLSKDILLGQGTSVAELTLLDAATMQALNIEALLGRCALRIDRERKTVTLDDGSELAYDHLVLATGGRARQLLPELAQHPRMFTLRTLDDALRLKESLSQPSHLLIIGGGWIGLEVAATARQLGHEVTVLEAAPRLCQRSVCAAMSDELASVHTEQGVNLRLETTAAQVQPEAAGFVATLSDGSTLTCTHIVMAAGLLANDELAEQAGLPCRQGVIVDEQCRSADPHIYAAGDVALRPADGVRPALRLESWQNAQDQGMAVAQAILGQQVHYLPTPLVWSQQYDRFIQICGHVDQAQDTVLRSVKQGGRLRFYLDAQGALQGVVGINAGRDWRAARALVERREKADPRALADPAIALNKLPQALA
- a CDS encoding DMT family transporter, whose translation is MSPKDLRDLFLLAAIWGSSFLFTLKAVPAFGPFPLTVVRVGASALALMTYLFLTGRLHIVVQHWKPICGLGILNAAIPFSLYAYAALRLESGLLAVLNAMAPLFGALVARMWLKERLSSTRILGLCVGFLGILILVYDKLSFTQGAQGWAVLASVAATVFYGIATNYTARFLRGVQPQAVAAGSLAFAALALLPLALIWWPQQAPSLGAWGAALSLSLLCTAVAYLIFYRLLANVGPSKTITVTFLVPPFGVLWGTLLLDETLTVQMLAGMATVLLGTLLATGVIGQRRAA